The DNA sequence CGACCCACAGCGGCATCACCCTGGCCCCCCTGCTCGGCCGCCTGGTCGCGGACGAGCTGTACGGCGACGAGTCCCCCCTGCTGTCGGACTTCCGGCCCGGGCGCTTCACCTCGGGCGAGGCCCTGCCCCCGCCGCCTCCGGCACGCCGCCCCGGAGAACAGTGAGACGGAACGGGCCCGCCGGTGCCTGGGGGCGGTGACCTGACCGGTGCCGGGTGACGAACCGGCGTGTGGGCCCGTGAGCGTCTGCGGTGGGCGGGTGGTGGCCACGTCCGCCGCGGGCGGGGGGTGGGGGGAGGAGGTCCGCCGCGAGCGGGGGTGGCCGCGTCTGCGGCAGGCGGGAAGGCGGCCACATCTACCGCGGGCGGGGCGAGCGAACGTCTGCCACGGGCAAAGGGTGGCCACATCTGCGGCAGGCGGGAAGGCGACCCCATTCACGAGTGGTGGCCACGTCCACCACAGGCGGGAAGGCGGCCATATCTACCGCGGGCAGGGCGGGCGAACGTCCACCACAGGCGAGGAGCGACCCACATCCACCACAGGCGGAGGCGAACGTCCATCGCGGTCAAGGGGCGACCACGTACGGCCACCACCCGCCCCGGCTGATCGCCGTGTCACCCGGCTCCGGGCCGCGTCTCGCACCTGAGCGGCACCGTCACGCGGGATGGCTCAGGCCCGCCGTGACCAGGGCGGCCAGCTCGGCGTAGGCCTCGCTGTCCGACAGGCCCGTGCTCGCGGCCACCGCGCGGCGCTGGATGCGGACCATCTGCGCCGCCACGAGGTCGGCGACGAATCCGGCGTGCGCGTCACGGAACGCGCCCTTGGTCACGCCGTCGTCGATCAGCTCGCCGATCCTGCGCGCCGCGGCCTGGGTGTTGCGCTCGTAGACCTCGGCGGCCGGCGCGAACGAGGCCAGATCGTCGAAGAACCGGGGCGAGGCGACGGCGAGTTCGGCCGCGACCGCGTTCAGGTATGCGGTGATCCGGGCGGCCGGGGACAGGCCCTCGGCCGCGACGGCCCGTTCGACCCGCTCGGTCGCGAAGCGGAAGAACCGCACCACGGCCGCGCGGACCAGTTGTTCCTTGCTGCCCGCCAGCGTGTAGAGCGTCCGCTTCGAGCAGTGCAGGCGTGCGGCGATGTCGTCCAGGGTCAGCTGGGCGAAGCCTTCGGACAGGATCAGCCGCACGACGCCGTTCTCAAGCTCGACGCGGCGGGCTTCTCCACGGCGTACAGGGGCGCTGCTGGTCACCTTCCGATCGTCTCATGGACGCCGAGCGAGAATTAACGGTACTCTTGTGAATACCTCAGTACCGATGGTGGTACCGATAAGGAGGCTTCCATGAGCGTGGACCGACTCCTCCCCACCCAAGAGGCCGAGGACCTCATCGCGCTGACCCGCGATATCGCCGACAAGGAGCTCGCGCCCCGGGCCGACCGGTACGAGCGCCGGGAGACCTACCCGGAAGGGCTGTTCACGACCTTGGGCAAGGCCGGTCTGCTCGGCCTCCCCTACCCCGAGGAGTTCGGCGGCGGCGGTCAGCCGTACGAGGTCTATCTCCAGGTCCTCGAGGAGCTGGCGGCCCGGTGGGCCGCGGTCGCCGTGGCCACCAGCGTGCACGGCCTCGCCTGCTTCCCGCTGGCCACCTTCGGCACCGAGGAGCAGCGGCAGCGGTGGCTGCCCGGCATGCTCACGGGAGAGGCCGTGGGCGGCTACAGCCTCTCCGAGCCGCAGGCCGGCTCCGACGCCGCCGCCCTGACCTGCCGCGCCGACAAGGAGGGCGACGGCTACCGGATCACCGGCACCAAGGCCTGGATCACCCACGGCGGGCGCGCCGACTTCTACGCACTGTTCGCGCGCACCGGCGAGGGCAGCCACGGCGTCTCCTGCCTGCTCGCCCCCGGCCGGGCCGACGGCCTGTCGTTCGGCAAGCCGGAGGAGAAGATGGGCCTGCACGCCATCCCCACCACCACCGCCCACTGGGACGGCGCGCTGCTCGACCACGACCGCCTCATCGGCGCCGAGGGCCAGGGTCTCCAGATCGCCTTCAGCGCGCTCGACTCCGGCCGGCTCGGCATCGCCGCCTGTGCCACCGGGCTCGCCCAGGCCGCCCTCGACGTCGCCGTCGACTACGCCAACGAGCGCACCACCTTCGGAAAGAAGATCATCGACCATCAGGGCCTCGGGTTCCTGCTCGCCGACATGGCCGCCGCCGTCGACTCCGCCCGCGCGACCTACCTCGACGCCGCTCGCCGCCGCGACCTCGGCCGTCCCTACAGCCGGCAGGCCAGCGTCGCCAAGCTCATCGCCACC is a window from the Streptomyces luomodiensis genome containing:
- a CDS encoding acyl-CoA dehydrogenase family protein, which codes for MSVDRLLPTQEAEDLIALTRDIADKELAPRADRYERRETYPEGLFTTLGKAGLLGLPYPEEFGGGGQPYEVYLQVLEELAARWAAVAVATSVHGLACFPLATFGTEEQRQRWLPGMLTGEAVGGYSLSEPQAGSDAAALTCRADKEGDGYRITGTKAWITHGGRADFYALFARTGEGSHGVSCLLAPGRADGLSFGKPEEKMGLHAIPTTTAHWDGALLDHDRLIGAEGQGLQIAFSALDSGRLGIAACATGLAQAALDVAVDYANERTTFGKKIIDHQGLGFLLADMAAAVDSARATYLDAARRRDLGRPYSRQASVAKLIATDAAMKVTTDAVQVLGGYGYTRDFPVERYMREAKIMQIFEGTNQIQRLVISRGFAR
- a CDS encoding TetR/AcrR family transcriptional regulator, yielding MTSSAPVRRGEARRVELENGVVRLILSEGFAQLTLDDIAARLHCSKRTLYTLAGSKEQLVRAAVVRFFRFATERVERAVAAEGLSPAARITAYLNAVAAELAVASPRFFDDLASFAPAAEVYERNTQAAARRIGELIDDGVTKGAFRDAHAGFVADLVAAQMVRIQRRAVAASTGLSDSEAYAELAALVTAGLSHPA